In the genome of Ictalurus furcatus strain D&B chromosome 13, Billie_1.0, whole genome shotgun sequence, one region contains:
- the erbb2 gene encoding receptor tyrosine-protein kinase erbB-2: MVAESPMEAARSFRFVLLLLLLGMTRVSAREVCLGTDMKLALPSSLENHYEMLRLLYTDCQVVHGNLEITHLQGMPDLSFLEGIVEVQGYVLIAHVSVSTVPLENLRIIRGSQLYNSSYALAVLGNIGVSQLWLRSLTEILLGDVYIWGNPQLCFPNPRSITWKDIMADQDLTGKLQHLQSAAPYCPACPQSCNSRGCWGPTGSDCQTLTNVRCTSGCKRCKGPDASDCCHVQCAAGCTGPKDSDCLTCRHFNDSGTCKDNCPPPAIYDPVTYQSKPNPNKKFSFGATCVKNCPNNYLAMDVACTMVCPKANQEVIIVQPDGLETQKCEKCEGECPKVCYGLGMGNLQGITAVNSSNIASFQGCKKIYGSLAFLSQSFQGDPRSNLSGLQSSDLEVFRTLEEITGYVYFDAWPQNQSDLSVFENLKVIRGRMLYKGVFSLGVQSLHIESLGLRSLRRVSGGLVLVHNNSKLCYTSSLPWAALLYPSQELNLISNNNRDPNTCVAEGHVCDSLCANGNCWGPGPSQCVSCKSFQRGMECVEQCNIQHGAIREFIDGSSCVPCHSECRLINGSASCTGPGANKCVECMHYQDGDTCVERCPSGVKEEQHTMWKYANESGHCVPCATNCTVSCTMDDRGCPVQQKTGPGTTIAAIGGVVLFVILLALLIFYLCRQKKLKKKETIRRRLQEHELVEPLTPSGVQPNQAQMRILKETELKKLRVLGSGAFGTVYKGIWTPDEETMKIPVAIKVLRENTSPKANKEILDEAYVMAGVVSPYVCRLLGICLTSTVQLVTQLMPYGCLLDYVRENKDRIGSQYLLNWCVQIAKGMSYLEDVRLVHRDLAARNVLVRNPNHVKITDFGLARLLDIDETEYHADGGKVPIKWMALESILHRKFTHQSDVWSYGVTVWELMTFGMKPYDLIPARDIPELLERGERLPQPLICTVDVYMIMVKCWMIDPECRPRFKELVNNFSSMARDPPRYVVIPNDEQMSLSSLVDSQFYRTLLEEEGGNVKELLDAEEYLVPQPGFFENQANGLTRHHSHRSTDLVLETDVVPSGRSMHSSVSTLGRNLYPTLPVGATANGNWGGSQYRSLARSQSHCSAGGQSDSVFLDGGRDEPPSSPGRYSKDPTFPGCMDGDLEVDGPISYPSHSLPRRKHTQPEYVNQAVQSDRASTLPRKSNERRLHNGLSAGRSVENPEYLVPTSPAFDNPYYLDLVGNVPPGGASVGGATSLASPPRQVNGYVTPTAENPEYLGLAETWSGQR, encoded by the exons ATGGTGGCCGAAAGCCCTATGGAGGCGGCGAGAAGTTTTCGGTTCGTCCTGCTGCTCCTGCTGTTGGGAATGACGAGAGTCTCGGCGAGAGAAG TATGTCTGGGCACGGATATGAAGCTGGCATTGCCCTCCAGTCTGGAGAACCATTACGAGATGCTGCGACTCCTTTACACCGACTGCCAGGTCGTCCACGGCAACCTTGAGATCACACACCTGCAAGGGATGCCAGATCTTTCCTTCCTCGAG GGAATAGTGGAGGTTCAGGGCTATGTGCTGATAGCCCACGTCTCCGTGTCCACGGTTCCTCTGGAGAACCTGCGCATCATCAGGGGCAGTCAGCTGTACAACTCGAGTTACGCGCTCGCTGTTCTGGGCAACATCGGTGTCAGCCAGCTGTGGCTCAGAAGTCTCACAG AGATTTTACTGGGTGATGTTTACATCTGGGGCAACCCCCAGCTGTGTTTCCCCAACCCTCGGTCTATCACCTGGAAGGACATCATGGCTGATCAGGATCTAACTGGAAAACTGCAGCATCTACAGTCAGCAGCGCCTTACT GTCCAGCTTGTCCTCAATCATGCAACTCCAGGGGCTGCTGGGGCCCCACTGGGTCTGACTGCCAAACAc tgaCAAACGTGCGCTGTACTTCAGGCTGTAAGCGTTGTAAAGGTCCTGATGCGAGCGACTGTTGTCATGTGCAGTGTGCTGCCGGCTGCACCGGGCCCAAAGACTCCGACTGTCTG ACTTGTCGGCACTTCAACGACAGCGGCACGTGCAAAGACAACTGCCCTCCTCCCGCCATCTACGACCCGGTGACGTATCAGTCCAAACCAAACCCCAACAAGAAGTTCAGCTTCGGCGCCACCTGTGTGAAAAACTGTCCCA ATAACTATTTAGCCATGGATGTAGCATGCACAATGGTTTGCCCCAAAGCCAATCAGGAGGTCATCATCGTCCAACCAGATGGCCTGGAGACACAGAAATGTGAGAAGTGTGAAGGAGAATGTCCAAAAg TGTGTTACGGTCTCGGGATGGGGAACCTCCAGGGGATAACTGCCGTGAACTCCTCCAACATCGCTTCCTTCCAGGGCTGTAAGAAGATCTACGGCAGCCTGGCCTTCCTTTCGCAATCGTTTCAAGG GGACCCGCGCAGTAATTTATCAGGCCTGCAGTCGAGTGACCTCGAAGTGTTCCGAACTTTAGAGGAGATCACAG GTTACGTGTACTTCGACGCATGGCCACAGAACCAGAGCGACCTGAGCGTGTTTGAAAACCTGAAGGTTATCAGAGGTCGAATGCTTTACAA GGGTGTGTTTTCTCTGGGAGTGCAGTCTCTCCACATCGAGTCTCTTGGCCTGCGTTCTTTGCGCCGCGTCAGCGGCGGCCTCGTGCTTGTCCACAACAACTCCAAGCTGTGTTACACGTCGTCTCTGCCATGGGCCGCTCTGCTGTACCCAAGTCAGGAGCTCAACCTCATCAGCAACAACAACCGCGACCCTAACACCTGCG tgGCTGAGGGTCATGTGTGTGACTCGCTGTGTGCGAACGGAAACTGCTGGGGTCCCGGGCCAAGTCAGTGTGTGTCATGTAAGTCATTTCAGCGCGGTATGGAGTGTGTGGAGCAGTGCAACATCCAGCACGG tgccaTCAGAGAGTTCATCGACGGATCCTCTTGCGTTCCCTGTCACTCAGAGTGTCGACTAATCAATGGCTCCGCCTCCTGCACCGGTCCC GGAGCGAACAAGTGTGTGGAGTGCATGCACTATCAGGACGGCGACACGTGCGTTGAGCGCTGCCCGAGCGGCGTGAAGGAGGAGCAACACACCATGTGGAAATATGCCAACGAGAGCGGACACTGCGTGCCCTGCGCCACCAACTGCACCGTCTC CTGTACGATGGATGACCGAGGATGTCCTGTTCAGCAGAAAACTGG aCCTGGGACGACGATAGCGGCGATCGGCGGTGTCGTTCTCTTCGTCATCCTGCTGGCTCTGCTCATCTTCTATCTGTGCCGGCAgaagaagctgaagaagaagGAGACCATAAGGAGGCGACTGCAGGAGCATGAG CTAGTAGAGCCACTGACGCCGAGCGGAGTACAACCCAATCAGGCTCAGATGCGCATCCTGAAGGAAACGGAGCTCAAGAAGTTGCGCGTTCTTGGATCCGGAGCGTTCGGCACTGTCTACAAG GGTATCTGGACTCCTGATGAAGAAACCATGAAGATTCCGGTGGCCATTAAAGTGTTGCGTGAGAACACGTCCCCTAAAGCCAACAAGGAAATTCTGGAC GAGGCGTACGTGATGGCGGGTGTGGTCAGTCCGTACGTGTGCCGCTTGTTGGGAATCTGTCTGACCTCCACGGTGCAGCTGGTCACTCAGCTCATGCCGTACGGCTGCCTGCTCGATTACGTCCGAGAGAACAAGGACCGCATCGGGTCCCAATACCTCCTCAACTGGTGCGTGCAGATCGCTAAG GGAATGAGTTACCTGGAGGACGTCCGACTGGTCCACAGAGATCTGGCAGCCCGGAATGTTCTGGTAAGGAACCCCAACCATGTGAAGATCACCGATTTTGGCCTGGCTCGTCTCCTGGACATAGACGAGACCGAGTACCATGCAGACGGcggaaag GTGCCCATCAAGTGGATGGCTTTGGAGTCGATTCTTCACAGGAAGTTCACTCACCAGAGCGACGTGTGGAGTTACG GAGTGACCGTGTGGGAGTTGATGACCTTCGGCATGAAGCCGTATGATCTCATCCCGGCACGGGATATTCCTGAGCTGCTGGAGCGAGGAGAGCGTCTTCCCCAGCCTCTCATCTGCACCGTCGATGTCTACATGATCATGGTCAAAT GCTGGATGATCGATCCCGAGTGTCGACCCAGATTCAAGGAGCTGGTGAATAACTTCAGCAGCATGGCACGAGATCCTCCACGCTACGTCGTCATTCCG aATGACGAGCAGATGAGTCTGTCGAGTCTGGTGGACAGTCAGTTTTACCGCACGTTGCTGGAAGAAGAAGGCGGGAACGTGAAGGAACTCCTGGACGCAGAGGAGTATTTGGTGCCCCAACCCGGATTCTTTGAGAACCAGGCGAACGGACTGACAAGGCATCACTCACACAGG AGCACGGATCTGGTCCTGGAGACGGATGTTGTGCCGAGCGGGCGGAGCATGCACTCGTCGGTCAGCACGTTGGGGCGGAATCTATACCCGACACTTCCTGTCGGAGCTACGGCCAACGGAAACTGGGGAGGCTCTCAGTACCGCTCGCTGGCCCGAAGCCAGTCCCATTGCTCCGCTGGCGGCCAGTCCGACTCCGTGTTTCTGGACGGGGGCAGGGACGAGCCTCCGTCCAGTCCCGGCCGCTACAGTAAAGACCCCACTTTCCCTGGGTGCATGGATGGAGACTTGGAAGTGGACGGGCCAATAAGTTACCCGTCGCACTCGCTGCCACGCAGAAAACACACGCAACCAG agtaTGTAAACCAGGCGGTCCAATCAGATCGGGCGAGTACGCTGCCACGGAAATCCAACGAAAGGCGGTTACACAACGGCCTTAGTGCTGGACGCAGCGTGGAGAACCCCGAGTACCTAGTGCCCACGTCTCCTGCTTTTGACAATCCGTATTACTTGGATCTTGTGGGTAACGTGCCTCCGGGTGGGGCTTCAGTGGGCGGAGCCACATCTCTAGCATCACCTCCCAGGCAGGTGAACGGCTATGTGACTCCTACAGCGGAAAACCCGGAGTACCTGGGATTGGCCGAAACCTGGAGCGGGCAAAGATAG